A genomic window from Acidobacteriota bacterium includes:
- the ybeY gene encoding rRNA maturation RNase YbeY, whose amino-acid sequence MSQLSRAVLDRIGRQDATLTISFIRDREMRRLNRNYRQIDKPTDVLSFAYHESPDNFFPEDGNAHLGDVVISVETAAAYAAELGLTFETEIQHLIIHGTLHLAGYDHETDHGEMNRLEKKLRKDLL is encoded by the coding sequence GTGTCGCAACTTTCGCGGGCCGTGCTGGATCGAATTGGCCGCCAGGACGCCACACTGACCATCAGCTTTATTCGTGACCGGGAAATGCGCCGATTGAACCGAAATTATCGGCAAATTGACAAACCCACCGACGTTCTTTCATTTGCTTATCACGAATCCCCTGACAACTTTTTCCCTGAAGATGGCAACGCACATCTGGGCGATGTCGTCATTTCGGTCGAAACTGCCGCAGCGTATGCCGCCGAACTCGGCCTGACGTTCGAAACGGAAATCCAACATCTGATTATCCACGGCACATTGCATCTGGCCGGTTATGACCACGAAACCGATCATGGTGAAATGAATCGGCTGGAGAAAAAACTGAGAAAAGACCTGCTGTAA